One window of Chloroflexus aggregans DSM 9485 genomic DNA carries:
- a CDS encoding ABC-2 family transporter protein, producing MMFLWLLGLISFWTTRVAALYELFFALELFLSGRIAPLVLFPEWTQRLADWLPFRRTFGFPIEAFIGQLTTAKLVGGLAMQNRLDCDRLGIGIGSLAGCSPSLYSGRWVVGIMVRERMERYG from the coding sequence ATGATGTTTCTCTGGTTGTTGGGGTTGATCTCATTTTGGACAACTCGCGTTGCTGCACTGTACGAACTCTTTTTTGCCCTTGAACTCTTCCTGTCTGGTCGGATCGCACCACTCGTCCTCTTTCCCGAATGGACGCAACGGTTGGCCGATTGGTTGCCGTTTCGCCGGACGTTTGGCTTTCCGATTGAAGCGTTTATTGGTCAGTTGACGACTGCCAAGCTGGTGGGTGGCTTGGCAATGCAGAATAGGTTGGATTGTGATAGGCTGGGAATTGGTATCGGTAGTCTGGCGGGTTGCTCTCCGTCGCTATACAGCGGTAGGTGGGTAGTGGGTATAATGGTGCGTGAGCGAATGGAACGGTATGGATAG